DNA from Pirellulaceae bacterium:
GACACGAAGGAAAGAGTAGCCGTGGACCGAAGGCAGCGCTGGGCAGAAGCGAAATCACTGCTGAAGTCCGGCTAGGGGCGGGATAATGGTAGAAGGTGGCGAGCGTGGATACGGAGAATCGGTTAGGTAACTAGCCCTTTGGTGACCATCATGAAGACGTCTTCCAGCGTGGGTTCTTTGTCGTGAAAGCTGTGCATGGTAGCACCGGCCTGGAACAGTTGCTGCATAATGTCGCTCAACTGGTCGTCGCTGGCTTCCAGTTCCGCCTCTACGCGATTGCCAGTAGCCTCCAGGTTGCGCAGCTCTGATCGCGTGCGGAGGATAGAAACCCCGGTTTCAACGTGTTGGTTAAAACGAATGACGACATGACGATTCTTGCGTATCTGCTTGTAGACACTGTCGATGGGGCCGGCCATCAACAATTGCCCGCGCTCGATAATGCCGATCGAGGTGCAGCAGTCGGCCAACTCGGACAGGATGTGCGAGCTGATCAAGATGGTTTTGCCCATGCGGCGCAGCTCTTTTAGCAGCGCCTTGACCTCAATTCTGGCCCGAGGGTCCAGACCGCTGGTCGGTTCATCCAGGATCAGCACTGGAGGATCATGAACCAGTGTCTTGGCCAGGCACAGCCGCTGCTTCATGCCGCGCGAAAGTCCGTTGACAAAGTCGTCGCGCTTGTGTCCCAGGTCCAGCAGTTCTAAGACGTCTTTGATGATCTGCTTGCGCTGTCCGCGCCCGATCTTGTAGGCCACGGCGAAGAAGTCCAGGAACTCCCAGACCTTCATGCCGTCGTACACGCCGAAGTCATCTGGCATATAGCCGATGCTGCGGCGCACCGCCATGGGGTCGTCGTTGACGCTGCAACCGTTGACGGTGGCACTGCCGCGCGACGCCTTCAGTAGTGTGGCTAGATAGCGAATGGTGGTGCTCTTGCCTGCTCCGTTGGGTCCAATAAAGCCGAACATCTCGCCGGCAGCGATGTTGAGCGTCAGTGAACCGACAGCGGTGAAATCACCGTAGTCTTTGCCGAAGTCTTGCAGTTCAATCATGAATGGTCAGAAGTTCCAGCGAGTAAAATGTCAGGCAGCTACCAATACGGTTGCATCAATTCTGCGTTGCGGCATCGTCGTCGGGTTGGTTGGGGTTATCTTTGGGCAATTCCGCATCGGCCTCTTTGTCAACTGCTGGGCGGCTGGCGATGCTAGTGTCGGGTTGGGGAACAGGCATGTCCGGCTCAGCCAAATGCGCCACGACTATGCTCACACTATCATACTGATCGGCGGCAGGTTTGATGGTTAAATCCCCCAGTCGCTGCGACGTATAGCCGATAAGCATGATTTTTCCGAGGGGCAGCGGCGCGTTGCGAAGTACTTGATGCAAGATGCCGCCGATCCACAGTTCGCTCGACTGCTGCATCTCGGTCGCAGTTGGTTGTACGGATCGAGTAAGGAACTGCTGATTCCAACCTGGAATGCCCAGCTCAAAGGCAGTCGTTTCCCATCGAAGCTCTCGCCTTTGACCTGCGGCCAAATTCCCGAGCCAGGCGGTCTGTGCCGCACCGCTGGAGGTCCGGCCGATTACAACCGCACCGCTGATAGGAAAGTTGGTTGTATTCAGCACTAACTGCGACTGTCCATCGTCCACATAGCGGACGGGGCTGTCCAGCCGTATCATCTGCTCGGCGTGCAACATCTCTAGAGAATTGGAATAGACCGTCAGCGGCTCCAGCACCACACCATCGGAGTGACCGTATTGCGTGCGCAGTTGCCGGGTAGCACCCAGCGATCGGCGAGCGGCCCTGGTAACATCGCCCATGGGCAACGTCGCGGCGTCGTGTCCGGCGGCGGTGACTGAGTAATTGGTCGATAGCGATGTGTACAGGGCCAGGTACTGGCTAAGGTGGCCGCGTGGGTGATCGTGATACAGTTCCAGCAGTCCGACATCGATGGTGCGGCGTGCAAAGCCGATATCCAGTTGTGCAACTTTGCCGACCACCACCACGGCAGCTACTGCCATCAGCGGCGCGGCGACCCAAGCCAGTTCCAATCTACCAATCATGCGAAACAACAGGTAATTCAATGGAACCAGGCACAGCAAATATCCGCCTAGCAACTTGAGTATCGTCGCGCGCGAAGGCAATTCAATACCAGCGGCGGCTCGCAGCGACTCGACGGCTGCTGCCGATACACCGGAGTAGTCGCTCCATGCGCCGGCACCGCCCCACTGGCCAGCTTCGTGCGCGTGGGAGCGGCCGCTGATCGATTGTGTCAATTGATCCAGCGCGCCTGCGACGGCTGCGGCGACAACCGGAGCGCTCGTTGCGGATTCAGCGGAATCGCCAGAGCTGCGGCGATTACGTCCAGGTGGCAGTTTATCTTCCGAATGGCCAACAGGCGCTGGGCCGCCTCGATAATCGCGAAAGCGGCGACTATCAACGCGCGCCAGATCACGAGCCAAGATGCGAAGATTCGAGTGCAGTCGGGGGTCCAGATTGCGCTGCTGATAGGGTGCGGCCCAGGTTTGAGTCAGTTCTTGGTTCACCTGGTCGCGAGCCATCTGTCTGGGCCAACGACGCAGCAAGCCAGACGACAGGAAGCTAGAAAAATAGGGCCATGAATAGATCCGCGATTCGCGGAGCGGAAAGCCAGTCAACGCGATTCGCCCGCGACCAATTCGGCGTTCGGCTACTGTCTCGCCTGAGCCAGGTAGCCACTGGGCTGCATCATTCAGTTGGAACTGTAGGCCGGCAATGGGTTGGCCGACGATCTGAAACTCTGCAGGCACGGGATTGGCTGACAGATCGACTGTTTGCCAAGTCGCTGCCAGTGCCGCGAGCGAAGCCGAGTCGACTTCGCTGCTGGCAGCTGAAGTAGCTGGTAAGTAGGGTGATAGAAATGAATTCTGGAGCCGCGACCAACTTGTCGGGCCGCAGATGATCAACTGGCCGCCCCAATGCAGCCAGTCGAGCAGCGCAGTCTGCTGGTCGGCCGATAGGTCTTGCGGTGCTACATCGTCCCAGACGATGGCGGCGATGCTGGTCATCGTCAGCAGACTGGAGGGCAGTAGATACTGGTTGTTTCTGGGTTGAACGAGTGTAACTTCGTAACTGCGAGTGCGGTCGTTGGTTAACATGCTGGGGGGACCAGTCCAATACACGGCATCCAGGCTGGCCAGATATTGATAGCCAAGCGCCTGTGGCGACAGAACGACCATGTGGAATTCATTCTCTTTCAGCTCCGCAACAGCGGTTCGCTTGCCGCTGGTCGGCAGAGGAACCATCAGCGGCACAGCGAGCAGTTCAGTCTGTAGGGTCAAGCGGCTGAGATCGGGTGGCAGGCCATCGATCGACTCGCTAGCTGACATGCCGGTGGGCACAAAGAACTGCAAATCTAACGCCTTCTCCTGGCCTTTGGGCAGGCTGGTGCGGCGGCTAAACTGATTGACGAAATTGGTCGCAGGCACGGTCAGCGGCTGGTTATCGGACACAACAGTTCCGACCGATAGAACTTGTTTGTCTTCCTGCAGGGCTTTGAATCTCTGAGTTGTTTCCAGCCAGTGACCGCGTTTGACGGTAACGATTGAGCGCTGAGCATCGGCGGGTAGCGATACTAAATCATTGGCCAAAAGTTCGGCTTGTTGGTCGCCACGCCGCTGCTGTTCATCATCTTCGGCTGTTGACTGTGACCGGCCATCATCGCAGCCGCGACAGCCGACGACCATTGGCAACAGCAGGATCAGCAGCCACCAGCCGCTGAGCCAGCCACAGACTGTTGGCGGTCGATAATTCACGGAAGCATAATTCAGTGAGCGATGTCTGGGGGGATGTTTATCACAACCCGCTGCCTTTGCGAGTGACAGCCCGTGGTAGCTGGCTAACGTAGCGGGTGGCGAAGACCGACGGATGGAGACGACTGATTGATCTGGCAATCGTTGGTACGCTTCAGCCCATACTGCTTCATCGGTCAGCTTCAAGTTTCGCAACGGCATAGCAGCTTAGAGTAGAGGGCGTGGTTGGCAACGGTTATTGAGATGAATCCTATTGGTTGGCCGGTGCCTGGGGCTGCAACGGAGTGGTCGCCGGATTTGCATCGCTGGTAGCCGTACTAGCATGGATTGCCGCAGCGGCAGCCGCTTCGAACTGACTAAGTTGGGCTTTTAACATGCGGTCGTGAGGGGATTTGGCTAGCGCCCGGCGTTGGTACTGAACCGCCTCAGCAAACTGACCGGCTGCGAAGCGGCAGCGTGCCATGGTGTCCAGATAGGCGTATGATTCGGGTTCGATTTCTAACGATCGACTACTGAGATAGAGCGCCTCGTCAATGTGGACATCGCAGTTGCTGAGCAGCCAAGCAAGCTGATTGCAGGCTTGGGCTAACCCCTGGCTTACGCTTGCGAACTGGCCGAGGTTGGACTGGGACATCCGGGCTTCTTCCTCAGCAACTAGAGATCGAAAGCGATTCAGCATGCGCGGAAAATGGTCGTCAAACAGCGCTTGCTGCGCATCAGACTTCGGCATGCGACGCAGACTGATAACGATATCTGGATTTTGCATTTCAGCGTTCAAATTAGATTCGAGCGCCTGACGGTAGTGTTCCAGGGCTTGGTCGATCTGATTCTCAGCCGCAAACTGTTGGGCGCGATACCAATGGTAGTCCGCAACGACTTTAGCGTGATCGTACAGAGCCCTAGGCAGCTTGTTATCAGCCGGTTCTTTTTCGATCTGTGGCTGGAGAGTGTCGGCCGCACGAGCAAAATTGCCACCTTCCCAGTAGAAGTGGCTCAACCACTCGCGAAGCTGGGCGACGATACGTACGTCTACCTTGTCGATGGTGAGTGCTTCCAGGTATTCTGCTTCTGCCCAGTTGAACATTCCGCGCTCGCGCAGCTCCTGGGCTTGCATTCCGCGCTGCAGAGCTTCGGTATCACCAGCGCCGCCTCGACCGAATTGCCCCAGCAGATTTGCACGATTCTCAGGCAAGTGCAATGCCCGACCGGCCAACTGATCAGCTTGCAGGCTATCACCCAATTGCAAGTGCGCTTCAGCCAGCAGATATGTCAGCTTGGGGTCTTGGTCGAAATGTTGAGCCTGCTCGGTGGCGAACTGCACCACCAGCTCAGGCAGGTTCACTGACAACAACCAGATACAATATTCGCGTATCGCTTGAGAATTGGGAGCCACCAAGCGCATGCTGGGACGGACCAGCTCAAGAGATGCTTGACGACCTTGGTGGCGCCCTGCTAGCTGAGTCAAGAATTCATAGAACTGCAAAACTTGTTGGCGCTCTTGGGGCTGGGGCTGTTTTTTTTGAGTCAGCTCCAAGTTCAGCGCAGCGGCATAGCCTGTCCAAATCTCCATTTCCATGGGCTGGGCCCCTGAAATCTGATGGACGTAGGTGGACAGCCAACCGGTGGCCGCGCGGCTGGTGCGTTGGAGCGTCAATTGCAACGAGATCGCTAGATTCAATTGTCGTTCGGCAGGCAGCGAATCCAGTTTGATCAGCAGGTAAAGTGCTGCGGCGCGAGACACCCATTCGTCGCTCTCGAATTTGGCGACGCGGCACAGCGCCAACAAGGCGTCGTCGCTACCCAGCAGCGACAACTGTTGCAACCGTGTATGCCGATCGACCGAAGACAGTGAGCTGAAATCGTACAGCCGCTCGCGGACTTCATGCGAATCGGTATCCAGCCACCAGATTACATATTGGCTTAACAGAAGGTATTCGGCGCTGCGGGCCACATGAATGTTGGGGTGTTCCAGCGCCCCTCGCAGCGCCTCGAAAGCCGGCAGACCGATCTTCTCCAGAGCCTCTTGAGCATTTGCCCGAACGCGGAAATTGTTATTACCGAGTTGTTCGATCAGTGCTGTAACGAGCGCATCGAGCTGTCGGTTCGAATCGCCCGCAGCCCATGCGGCGTCGATCGACGTCGGGCTGGTCGGCTCAGCCGCAGCAGTTGGCGATTTCTGTGGTGCAGGGGGGGCAAGTGGCGAAACAGCAGCAGCCGGACTGGCGGCTTCTTGTGCCTGAATATCTAAAACCGGGCTG
Protein-coding regions in this window:
- a CDS encoding ABC transporter ATP-binding protein, which produces MIELQDFGKDYGDFTAVGSLTLNIAAGEMFGFIGPNGAGKSTTIRYLATLLKASRGSATVNGCSVNDDPMAVRRSIGYMPDDFGVYDGMKVWEFLDFFAVAYKIGRGQRKQIIKDVLELLDLGHKRDDFVNGLSRGMKQRLCLAKTLVHDPPVLILDEPTSGLDPRARIEVKALLKELRRMGKTILISSHILSELADCCTSIGIIERGQLLMAGPIDSVYKQIRKNRHVVIRFNQHVETGVSILRTRSELRNLEATGNRVEAELEASDDQLSDIMQQLFQAGATMHSFHDKEPTLEDVFMMVTKGLVT